The Methanosphaera stadtmanae DSM 3091 genome includes a window with the following:
- a CDS encoding CapA family protein, with protein sequence MSNSNKKTNKSTVSNNGILHSLSKISLKKRLIILVVLFLILCGLLMVHNPFTSNNSLNIGSKNVDKGNLSITVTGDVMFGRKMPSVLSSGESPYRYVSNITGQSDILLVNTENPFTNSGNALKPDVPLKADPEYVSLVNGTNYTVVSANANNHVFDYGIEGMRDSIKNLNNAGIIHIGAGENKQEATQPAVIEKNGHKVTIFNYMDSDNFKEYSSDVMPVAGDSSPGYSAWDDVESAKQISAAKENGSDFIIVYMHYGNEYSRSPNQMQEKISHKAIDAGADTVVGSHTHVTEGIEMYNGKPIFYNLGNFIFDQSNTATHRAYFVNFQITGDNVTSVVYPVDINGYLPHFMSSSDGRSLLEQLNPQCPQMKITDDGTGELSFSLNSTENYTSPHLFNTFFSNLE encoded by the coding sequence ATGAGTAACTCAAATAAGAAAACTAATAAATCCACAGTATCTAATAATGGAATACTACACTCATTGTCAAAAATTTCCCTAAAAAAGAGATTAATAATTCTTGTAGTATTATTTCTAATTTTATGTGGACTTTTAATGGTACATAATCCTTTTACATCAAATAACTCATTAAATATTGGAAGTAAGAATGTAGATAAGGGTAATTTATCCATAACTGTAACAGGGGATGTGATGTTTGGACGTAAAATGCCTAGTGTTCTCTCAAGTGGTGAAAGTCCATATAGATATGTTAGTAACATAACAGGACAGTCTGATATTCTACTAGTAAATACTGAAAATCCATTTACAAACAGTGGAAATGCTCTAAAACCAGATGTACCACTTAAAGCAGATCCTGAATATGTTAGTTTAGTCAATGGTACTAACTACACTGTAGTATCTGCAAATGCTAATAATCATGTTTTTGATTATGGTATAGAAGGTATGAGAGATTCTATTAAAAATCTTAATAATGCAGGAATAATACATATTGGAGCAGGAGAAAATAAACAAGAAGCAACTCAACCTGCAGTTATTGAAAAAAATGGACATAAAGTTACAATATTCAATTATATGGATAGTGATAATTTTAAGGAATATAGTAGTGATGTAATGCCAGTAGCTGGAGATTCAAGTCCTGGTTATTCTGCATGGGATGATGTTGAATCAGCAAAACAGATAAGTGCTGCAAAAGAAAATGGTTCTGACTTTATAATAGTATATATGCATTATGGTAATGAATATAGTAGAAGTCCTAATCAAATGCAAGAAAAAATATCCCATAAAGCAATAGATGCAGGTGCAGATACAGTTGTAGGATCCCATACCCACGTAACTGAGGGTATTGAAATGTATAATGGAAAACCAATCTTCTATAATCTTGGTAATTTCATATTTGATCAAAGTAACACTGCAACACATAGGGCATACTTTGTAAACTTCCAAATTACTGGAGATAATGTTACATCAGTAGTATATCCTGTTGATATAAATGGATATCTGCCACATTTCATGTCTAGTAGTGATGGTAGGTCATTACTTGAGCAATTAAATCCACAATGTCCACAAATGAAAATTACAGATGATGGTACAGGAGAGTTAAGTTTTTCATTAAATAGTACTGAAAACTATACTTCTCCCCATCTTTTTAATACTTTTTTTAGTAACTTGGAATAG
- a CDS encoding glutamate--tRNA ligase, whose protein sequence is MDIEETIYKYALTNAIEHGNKCQVGSVIGMVMSKNPEMRKDPKTVSQLAGKLVAKVNNLTPEEQQKEVESLGGLEQHTKKEEKPKGLPELKNTEDKKVTLRFAPNPSGPLHIGHARAAILNKLYQEKYNGKLILRIEDTDPKRVEPDAYDAIPQDIKWLGIEPDEIYTQSDRLEIYYEYAQKAIEIGAAYMCKCDGGEFKKLKDNCQPCPCRSHTIEENMELWNNFENMEEGEAVLRIKTDINHKNPAIRDWVAMRIVNQEHPRLGNKYKIYPMMNFSVTVDDHLMGMTHVLRGKDHLANSEKQTYLYKHFGWDVPEFIHYGRLKMDDVELSTSKAREGIENKTYTGWDDPRLGTIRAIARRGIKKEVLYDLIEEIGTKQADATISWKKIYGLNRNIIEENTNRYFFIPNAVKVDVENLPSSKTNMTVERELHYNKPEKGFRNLTFNGSVYIPEDDYKHAQDKNIPLRLMDLINIKIEEDKVIYDSETLEDAQAQHARIIQWAPVETSISATVVMPDNTHVTGYIECDASNLEVDDMVQLERFGFARVDKINDNEITFYYTHN, encoded by the coding sequence ATGGATATAGAAGAAACTATTTATAAATATGCTTTAACTAATGCTATAGAACATGGAAATAAATGTCAAGTAGGATCAGTAATAGGAATGGTAATGTCTAAAAACCCAGAAATGAGAAAAGACCCCAAAACTGTATCACAACTTGCAGGAAAATTAGTTGCAAAAGTAAATAATTTAACACCAGAAGAACAACAAAAAGAAGTGGAATCACTTGGTGGACTAGAACAACATACAAAAAAAGAAGAAAAACCGAAAGGATTACCTGAATTAAAAAATACTGAAGATAAAAAAGTAACACTAAGATTTGCACCAAATCCATCAGGACCACTTCATATTGGACATGCAAGAGCAGCAATACTAAACAAACTATACCAGGAAAAATACAATGGAAAACTAATTCTTAGAATTGAAGATACAGATCCAAAAAGAGTAGAACCAGATGCATATGATGCAATACCACAAGATATTAAATGGTTAGGTATAGAACCAGATGAAATATACACCCAAAGTGACAGACTAGAAATATACTATGAATATGCACAAAAAGCAATAGAAATAGGTGCTGCATATATGTGTAAATGTGATGGTGGAGAATTTAAAAAACTTAAAGATAACTGTCAACCATGTCCATGTAGAAGTCATACCATAGAAGAAAACATGGAATTATGGAATAACTTTGAAAATATGGAAGAAGGAGAAGCAGTACTTCGTATAAAAACAGATATAAATCATAAAAATCCTGCAATACGTGACTGGGTTGCAATGAGAATAGTAAACCAAGAACATCCAAGATTAGGAAATAAATATAAAATCTATCCAATGATGAACTTCTCAGTAACAGTAGATGATCATCTTATGGGAATGACACATGTATTACGTGGAAAAGACCATCTTGCAAACAGTGAAAAACAAACATACCTATACAAACACTTTGGATGGGATGTACCAGAGTTTATTCACTATGGTAGATTAAAAATGGATGATGTAGAACTTAGTACATCTAAAGCAAGAGAAGGTATTGAAAATAAAACATACACTGGATGGGATGATCCAAGACTTGGAACTATACGTGCAATTGCAAGAAGAGGAATTAAAAAAGAAGTACTTTATGATTTAATAGAGGAGATTGGAACAAAACAAGCCGATGCAACAATAAGTTGGAAGAAAATCTATGGATTAAATCGTAACATCATAGAGGAAAACACAAACAGATACTTCTTCATACCAAATGCTGTTAAAGTAGATGTTGAAAATCTACCAAGTTCTAAAACAAACATGACAGTAGAACGTGAACTTCACTATAACAAACCAGAAAAAGGATTTAGAAACTTAACATTTAATGGTAGTGTATACATACCAGAAGATGACTATAAACATGCACAAGATAAAAACATACCATTAAGACTAATGGATTTAATAAATATTAAAATAGAGGAAGATAAAGTAATATATGATAGTGAAACTCTTGAAGATGCACAAGCACAACATGCACGTATTATACAATGGGCACCAGTTGAAACATCCATAAGTGCTACAGTTGTAATGCCAGATAATACTCATGTTACAGGATATATTGAATGTGATGCATCAAATCTAGAAGTTGATGATATGGTACAACTTGAAAGATTTGGATTTGCAAGAGTAGATAAAATAAATGATAATGAAATAACATTCTATTATACACATAACTAA
- a CDS encoding LL-diaminopimelate aminotransferase: MAVKVNEYYSLIQNNYLFVEIARRVDEYQKENPDANLIKMGIGDVTRPLAKSVVEAFKRAVDELGDADTFRGYGPEQGYDFLIEDVIENDYKPLGVELKNSEVFISDGAKCDTGNFQELFSKDNIIAVTDPVYPVYVDSNVMAGRSGKMGEDGFYENIVYLPATSENDFVPSLPSEKVDIIYLCYPNNPTGTTLTKEQLKEWVDYAHENDALILFDAAYESFIKTPGIPHSIFEIEGAKDVAVEFRSYSKVAGFTGTRCAYCVVPEEVYVKDANGNKVQLNPLWNRRQSTKFNGVSYPVQRAAQAIYTPEGKKEIQENLDYYVKNAQVIRESLEKMGLKVYGGVDSPYIWFKTPNDIDSWSFFDILLKEAHVVSTPGAGFGPSGEGYLRLTAFNTYENTVEAMDRISKLEF, from the coding sequence ATGGCAGTGAAAGTAAATGAATACTATAGTTTAATACAAAACAACTACTTATTTGTAGAAATTGCAAGAAGAGTAGATGAATATCAAAAAGAAAATCCAGATGCAAATCTCATAAAAATGGGAATTGGAGATGTAACAAGACCACTTGCAAAATCAGTAGTTGAAGCATTTAAAAGGGCTGTTGATGAATTAGGTGATGCTGATACATTTAGAGGATATGGTCCAGAACAAGGATATGACTTCTTAATTGAAGATGTTATAGAAAATGATTATAAACCATTAGGAGTAGAACTTAAAAACTCTGAAGTATTTATAAGTGATGGAGCAAAATGTGATACTGGAAATTTCCAGGAACTCTTTTCTAAAGATAATATAATTGCAGTAACAGATCCTGTATATCCTGTATATGTTGATAGTAATGTAATGGCAGGACGTAGTGGTAAAATGGGTGAAGATGGATTCTATGAAAACATAGTATATCTTCCAGCAACTAGTGAAAATGACTTTGTACCATCACTTCCTAGTGAAAAAGTAGATATTATCTATCTATGTTATCCTAACAATCCTACAGGAACAACTCTTACAAAAGAACAATTAAAAGAATGGGTAGATTATGCACATGAAAACGATGCATTAATATTATTTGATGCTGCATATGAATCATTTATTAAAACTCCTGGAATTCCACATAGTATCTTTGAAATTGAAGGTGCAAAAGATGTTGCAGTTGAATTTAGAAGTTATTCAAAAGTAGCAGGATTTACTGGTACTCGTTGTGCTTACTGTGTTGTACCAGAAGAGGTTTATGTTAAAGATGCTAATGGTAATAAAGTACAATTAAATCCATTATGGAATAGAAGACAATCAACTAAATTTAATGGTGTATCATATCCTGTTCAAAGGGCTGCACAGGCAATTTACACACCTGAAGGTAAGAAAGAAATTCAAGAAAATCTTGATTATTATGTTAAAAATGCACAAGTTATTCGAGAAAGTCTTGAAAAAATGGGATTAAAAGTTTATGGAGGAGTAGATTCACCATATATTTGGTTTAAAACACCTAATGATATTGATTCCTGGAGTTTCTTTGATATTTTACTTAAAGAAGCTCATGTTGTAAGTACTCCTGGTGCTGGATTTGGTCCAAGTGGAGAAGGTTATCTTAGATTAACTGCATTTAATACTTATGAAAATACTGTTGAAGCTATGGATAGAATTTCAAAATTAGAATTCTAA
- a CDS encoding histone family protein produces MTEIPKAPVTRIVKNAGAERISKDAEEKIVEAVEAYADKLASAVIDLAKHADRKTIQAEDVELALKHFN; encoded by the coding sequence ATGACAGAAATACCAAAAGCACCTGTAACTAGAATTGTTAAAAATGCTGGTGCAGAAAGAATAAGTAAAGATGCAGAAGAAAAAATCGTTGAAGCTGTAGAAGCTTATGCTGACAAATTAGCATCCGCAGTTATTGATTTAGCAAAACATGCTGACCGCAAAACTATACAAGCTGAAGACGTAGAATTAGCTTTAAAACATTTTAACTAA